The proteins below come from a single Acidovorax sp. NCPPB 4044 genomic window:
- a CDS encoding DNA-directed RNA polymerase subunit alpha, with product MQTNLLKPKTINVEQLGHNRAKVALEPFERGYGHTLGNAIRRVLLSSMVGYAATEVTIAGVLHEYSSIDGVQEDVVNILLNLKGVVFKLHNRDEVTLSLRKDGEGVVTARDIQTPHDVEIVNPDHVIAHLSQGGKLDMQIKVEKGRGYVPGNLRRYADESTKSIGRIVLDASFSPVKRVSYTVESARVEQRTDLDKLVVEIETNGAITAEDAVRASAKILVEQLAVFAQLEGGELAAFDAPAGPRGSATFDPILLRPVDELELTVRSANCLKAENIYYIGDLIQRTENELLKTPNLGRKSLNEIKEVLASRGLTLGMKLENWPPAGLDKR from the coding sequence ATGCAAACCAATTTGCTGAAACCCAAGACGATCAACGTCGAGCAGCTGGGCCACAACCGCGCAAAAGTAGCGCTGGAGCCCTTCGAGCGCGGCTACGGGCATACGCTTGGCAATGCTATCCGGCGTGTACTGCTGTCGTCCATGGTGGGTTACGCAGCAACGGAAGTCACGATCGCTGGGGTGCTCCATGAGTACTCGTCTATCGATGGTGTTCAAGAGGATGTTGTGAACATTCTTTTGAATCTCAAAGGGGTTGTGTTCAAGCTCCACAATCGCGACGAGGTTACCCTGAGTCTGCGTAAGGATGGTGAAGGAGTCGTCACTGCCCGTGACATCCAAACACCCCATGATGTCGAGATCGTCAATCCGGATCATGTGATTGCCCATCTGTCGCAAGGCGGTAAGCTGGACATGCAGATCAAGGTGGAGAAGGGCCGCGGCTATGTGCCAGGCAATCTTCGCCGTTATGCGGATGAATCGACGAAGTCGATTGGTCGCATTGTTCTGGATGCTTCCTTCTCTCCTGTGAAGCGTGTGAGCTACACCGTAGAGAGTGCTCGTGTCGAGCAGCGCACGGATTTGGACAAGCTCGTTGTCGAGATCGAGACCAACGGTGCAATCACTGCAGAAGATGCGGTGCGTGCGTCGGCCAAGATCTTGGTTGAGCAACTGGCTGTTTTCGCGCAACTTGAAGGCGGCGAACTTGCTGCTTTCGATGCGCCGGCCGGTCCACGCGGCAGTGCAACATTTGATCCGATCCTCCTACGCCCGGTGGATGAGCTTGAGCTTACCGTCCGGTCGGCGAACTGTCTCAAGGCAGAGAACATCTATTACATCGGTGACCTGATCCAGCGCACTGAAAACGAGTTGCTGAAGACCCCGAATCTGGGACGGAAGTCGCTCAACGAGATCAAGGAAGTTCTTGCCTCTCGCGGTCTGACCTTGGGCATGAAGCTCGAGAATTGGCCGCCCGCGGGCTTGGACAAGCGTTAA
- the rpsD gene encoding 30S ribosomal protein S4, with the protein MARYLGPKAKLSRREGTDLFLKSARRSIADKAKFDSKPGQHGRTSGARTSDYGLQLREKQKVKRMYGVLEKQFRRYFETADGRKGNTGANLLSLLESRLDNVVYRMGFGSTRAEARQLVSHKAITVNGQSVNIASYLVKPGDIVAVREKSKKQARIAEALQLAQQVGMPAWVEVNADKAEGTFKKVPDRDEFGADINESLIVELYSR; encoded by the coding sequence GTGGCACGTTATCTCGGCCCCAAGGCCAAACTCTCTCGCCGTGAAGGCACGGACCTGTTCCTGAAGAGCGCTCGTCGTTCGATCGCGGACAAGGCCAAATTTGACTCCAAGCCTGGTCAGCATGGCCGCACGTCAGGCGCCCGTACGTCTGACTACGGCCTGCAATTGCGTGAAAAGCAAAAGGTCAAGCGCATGTACGGTGTGCTTGAGAAGCAATTCCGTCGGTATTTCGAAACCGCTGATGGCCGTAAGGGCAACACGGGTGCCAATCTGCTGTCTTTGCTTGAATCTCGTCTGGACAACGTTGTGTATCGCATGGGCTTCGGCTCGACTCGCGCGGAAGCTCGGCAGTTGGTGTCTCACAAGGCTATCACTGTCAATGGGCAATCTGTCAACATTGCTTCCTACTTGGTAAAGCCTGGTGACATCGTTGCGGTGCGTGAAAAGTCAAAGAAGCAAGCCCGTATCGCAGAAGCGCTTCAACTGGCCCAGCAAGTCGGCATGCCCGCTTGGGTTGAAGTGAATGCCGACAAGGCAGAAGGCACCTTCAAGAAGGTTCCTGATCGCGATGAATTCGGTGCGGACATCAACGAATCCCTGATCGTTGAGTTGTACTCGCGCTAA
- the rpsK gene encoding 30S ribosomal protein S11: MAKSPANNAAQRVRKKVRKNVSDGIAHVHASFNNTIITITDRQGNALSWASSGGQGFKGSRKSTPFAAQVASEVAGRAAIEQGIKNLDVEIKGPGPGRESSVRALGALGIRITSISDVTPVPHNGCRPQKRRRI; this comes from the coding sequence ATGGCAAAGTCTCCCGCCAATAACGCAGCGCAGCGTGTTCGCAAGAAGGTGCGCAAGAACGTCTCCGACGGTATTGCGCACGTGCACGCCTCGTTCAACAACACGATTATCACCATCACCGATCGCCAAGGAAATGCACTTTCCTGGGCATCTTCCGGTGGTCAGGGTTTCAAGGGTTCGCGCAAGTCCACTCCCTTCGCCGCGCAGGTTGCCTCCGAAGTGGCTGGTCGTGCAGCGATTGAGCAAGGCATCAAGAACCTTGACGTTGAAATCAAGGGCCCTGGTCCAGGTCGTGAATCTTCTGTTCGCGCGTTGGGTGCCCTTGGCATTCGGATCACTTCGATTTCCGATGTGACCCCAGTGCCGCACAACGGCTGCCGCCCTCAAAAGCGCCGTCGCATCTAA
- the rpsM gene encoding 30S ribosomal protein S13, with amino-acid sequence MARIAGINIPPHQHAEIGLTAIYGIGRTRARKICEGCGIAYSKKIKDLTDGDLEKIRDQIAQFTIEGDLRRETTMNIKRLMDIGCYRGFRHRRGLPMRGQRTRTNARTRKGPRKGAAALKK; translated from the coding sequence ATGGCACGTATCGCTGGCATCAACATTCCGCCGCATCAGCATGCTGAAATTGGCCTGACGGCTATCTATGGCATCGGTCGCACCCGCGCTCGCAAGATCTGCGAAGGCTGTGGCATCGCTTACTCCAAGAAGATCAAGGATCTGACGGATGGCGATCTCGAGAAAATCCGCGACCAGATCGCTCAGTTCACCATTGAAGGGGATCTGCGCCGCGAAACCACGATGAACATCAAGCGTTTGATGGACATCGGCTGCTATAGGGGATTCCGCCATCGTCGCGGTTTGCCGATGCGCGGTCAGCGCACCCGCACCAACGCACGCACCCGCAAGGGTCCGCGCAAGGGTGCCGCAGCGCTCAAGAAATAA
- the rpmJ gene encoding 50S ribosomal protein L36, whose product MRVSASVKKICRNCKIIRRKGVVRVICTDMRHKQRQG is encoded by the coding sequence ATGAGAGTTTCGGCTTCGGTCAAGAAAATCTGCCGCAACTGCAAGATCATCCGCCGCAAGGGTGTCGTGCGGGTTATCTGCACGGACATGCGCCATAAGCAGCGCCAAGGTTGA
- the secY gene encoding preprotein translocase subunit SecY, with amino-acid sequence MATSAASIAKTGKFGDLRRRLVFLLLALIVYRIGAHIPVPGIDPAQLQQLFSGQQGGILNLFNMFSGGALSRFTVFALGIMPYISASIIMQLMTYVIPTFEQLKKEGEAGRRKITQYTRYGTLGLAIFQSFGIAVALESSAGLVLSPGFGFRLTAVISLTAGTMFLMWLGEQITERGLGNGISILIFSGIAAGLPSSIGGLLELVRTGAMSILAAIFIVIVVALVTYFVVFVERGQRKILVNYARRQVGNKVYGGQSSHLPLKLNMAGVIPPIFASSIILLPATVVNWFSAGESMRWLRDISGALTPGQPIYVMFYAAAIVFFCFFYTALVFNSRETADNLKKSGAFIPGIRPGEQTARYIDKILVRLTLAGAVYITFVCLLPEFLILKYNVPFYFGGTSLLIIVVVTMDFMAQVQNYMMSQQYESLLKKANFKATPGT; translated from the coding sequence GTGGCTACCAGTGCAGCGTCGATTGCAAAAACCGGAAAATTCGGCGATCTTCGTCGTCGGCTGGTTTTCTTGCTGCTGGCTTTGATCGTCTATCGCATCGGAGCGCACATTCCGGTGCCAGGCATTGATCCTGCCCAGTTGCAGCAGCTGTTCAGTGGCCAGCAGGGTGGAATCCTTAACCTTTTCAATATGTTCTCGGGGGGGGCACTTTCCCGGTTCACAGTATTTGCTTTGGGGATCATGCCTTACATATCGGCATCGATCATCATGCAACTGATGACCTACGTGATCCCCACGTTCGAACAGTTGAAGAAAGAAGGTGAGGCTGGAAGGCGGAAAATTACCCAATACACGCGTTACGGAACGCTTGGACTGGCAATTTTTCAATCTTTTGGAATTGCCGTAGCGCTGGAAAGCTCTGCGGGGCTCGTCTTGAGTCCTGGTTTTGGTTTTCGCCTTACTGCTGTCATCAGCCTCACGGCTGGCACCATGTTTCTGATGTGGTTGGGTGAGCAGATCACTGAACGCGGTTTGGGTAACGGCATTTCTATTTTGATCTTTTCGGGAATAGCCGCTGGCTTGCCGAGTTCGATCGGTGGTTTGCTGGAGCTTGTCCGCACAGGTGCGATGAGCATATTGGCTGCCATCTTCATCGTGATCGTGGTTGCACTGGTGACCTATTTCGTTGTGTTCGTAGAGCGTGGGCAGCGCAAGATCCTCGTGAATTATGCGCGTCGACAGGTGGGCAACAAGGTGTATGGCGGGCAGTCATCGCATCTACCACTGAAACTGAACATGGCTGGGGTGATTCCTCCCATTTTCGCATCGTCAATCATTCTGTTGCCTGCGACCGTGGTGAACTGGTTCAGTGCTGGTGAGTCGATGCGGTGGCTGCGGGACATCTCTGGAGCGTTGACTCCGGGTCAACCCATCTATGTGATGTTCTACGCTGCTGCGATTGTGTTTTTCTGCTTTTTTTACACGGCGTTGGTTTTCAATAGTCGTGAAACTGCAGATAACTTGAAGAAAAGCGGTGCGTTCATTCCTGGTATTCGCCCGGGTGAGCAAACTGCCCGTTATATCGACAAGATCCTGGTGCGGTTGACTTTGGCTGGCGCGGTGTACATCACTTTCGTCTGCTTGTTGCCCGAATTCCTGATCCTGAAATACAACGTGCCTTTCTATTTCGGCGGTACGTCACTGTTGATCATCGTCGTGGTGACCATGGATTTCATGGCTCAAGTGCAGAACTACATGATGTCCCAGCAGTACGAATCGCTGTTGAAAAAGGCCAACTTCAAAGCAACGCCGGGCACCTGA
- the rplO gene encoding 50S ribosomal protein L15: MELNSIKPAEGAKHAKRRVGRGIGSGLGKTAGRGHKGQKSRSGGYHKVGFEGGQMPLQRRLPKRGFKSHLLKFNAEVTLSALQQLDLADVDVLALKRAGLVGEMVKVVKVIKSGEITKAVKLNGVGATAGAKAAIEAAGGSLA, from the coding sequence ATGGAACTCAATAGCATCAAGCCCGCGGAAGGCGCGAAACATGCCAAGCGCCGGGTCGGCCGTGGTATCGGTTCCGGTCTCGGAAAGACCGCTGGCCGGGGTCACAAGGGTCAAAAATCTCGTTCGGGTGGTTACCACAAGGTGGGTTTCGAAGGCGGTCAAATGCCTCTGCAACGCCGTCTGCCCAAGCGTGGTTTCAAGTCGCATCTGCTCAAGTTCAATGCCGAAGTGACGCTGAGCGCGTTGCAACAGCTCGATCTTGCAGACGTCGATGTCCTCGCGCTGAAGCGTGCTGGTCTGGTAGGCGAAATGGTCAAGGTGGTTAAGGTCATCAAGAGTGGCGAGATCACCAAAGCCGTGAAGCTGAATGGTGTCGGTGCGACGGCTGGCGCGAAGGCGGCAATCGAAGCAGCTGGCGGCAGCTTGGCCTGA
- the rpmD gene encoding 50S ribosomal protein L30, whose product MTTQQTIKVQLVRSPIGTKESHRATVRGLGLRKLNSVSELKDSPEVRGMINKISYLVKVL is encoded by the coding sequence ATGACAACGCAACAAACCATCAAGGTGCAACTGGTGCGCAGCCCCATTGGCACCAAGGAATCCCACCGCGCCACCGTGCGTGGCCTGGGCCTGCGCAAGCTCAACAGCGTCAGCGAACTGAAGGACTCTCCCGAAGTGCGCGGCATGATTAACAAGATCAGTTACCTGGTCAAGGTCCTCTGA